DNA from Chitinophagales bacterium:
ACTTCAGAATATTTCGGTGTGCTTAATTTATAAAAATAAATACCGTTTGAAAGCATTGTGGCATAAAAAGATACCGTGTTATTTCCAGCCGGCATTTCTTCGTTAATAAGAGAAGCTACTTGTTTACCATTAATATCAATTACATCAAGGGTCACAAATTGTTTCTCCGGAATGGTAAACTGTATAGCAGTGGTTGAGCTAAAAGGATTTGGTAATGCCGAGGTGTTAAATTCCCGTTGATCAGATACTATTTCCGTTCGCGAGTTTTCGCACTGGGTGGTAGCCGTGTTACTGTTAGGATCATAAGTGTACCCATCTTTAGTAATATCAGTTATGGTAAAACACCACATACCGACAGGATTTGCCACTGAAGTCGTGGTTAACCTGGCGATTCCTTTTGTATTGGTTGTTGCACTCGTGATTCCTGCGTTTGGTCCCGAATAGGAAGCTGTAACAGCGACACCTGAAACCGGCTGATCATCCTGATCAACAATGGTAACCTTATCTATTCCTTTGGTGCCGTTATTTTTTATTTTCCTGGATACTTCCTGGACCAGAACATGTAAAGCCGAAGCTTGCTGATTTAAATCAATCGTTCCAACCTTCAACTGATCACTTACACTGTAAGCAATATAGCTTTTGTCTAATCAAGAAAAA
Protein-coding regions in this window:
- a CDS encoding T9SS type A sorting domain-containing protein, with the translated sequence MKVGTIDLNQQASALHVLVQEVSRKIKNNGTKGIDKVTIVDQDDQPVSGVAVTASYSGPNAGITSATTNTKGIARLTTTSVANPVGMWCFTITDITKDGYTYDPNSNTATTQCENSRTEIVSDQREFNTSALPNPFSSTTAIQFTIPEKQFVTLDVIDINGKQVASLINEEMPAGNNTVSFYATMLSNGIYFYKLSTPKYSEVKKFILNK